Proteins from a single region of Rhodobacteraceae bacterium LMO-JJ12:
- a CDS encoding MFS transporter codes for MSMKSALFQRLSGATSEAQPGEAGNFLRHAGALTLTKSADGLFDPKLVLSWLLTALSVPAFFVGLLVPIREGGALLPQLFIARRIHAMKERKWAWVWASVVQGAMLGLIILIALSLEGAAAGAAICAALAVLAVARAYASVSYKDVLGRTVAQTRRGAATGFGASASALVVIGFALLLMGAPVARMTLVWGALGVAAGAFLLAAVVFAGLHESGDDATRDTQEGGLRATLGQMRLLREEPGLARFVVARGLLVSSALAPPYLVLLASETGNAAFDRLGALVLASAIASFLSSYVWGRLADRSSRRVLIYSGLAGAGALGLALGLRAAGLAGTLWALPLSLFLLMIAYHGVRQGRSTYLVDMAPEGKRLAYTAVANTAIGVLLLGAGVFGALASFAGAAVTLGLFCAMSGMAAVVAHGLDEAEE; via the coding sequence ATGAGCATGAAAAGCGCCCTGTTTCAGCGTCTGAGCGGGGCGACAAGCGAAGCGCAACCGGGAGAGGCCGGGAATTTCCTGCGCCATGCCGGGGCCTTGACGCTGACCAAATCCGCCGATGGGTTGTTTGACCCGAAACTGGTGTTGAGTTGGCTTTTGACGGCCCTTTCGGTGCCTGCGTTTTTTGTCGGTTTGTTGGTTCCGATCCGCGAGGGCGGGGCGCTGTTGCCGCAATTGTTCATTGCCAGGCGCATTCACGCGATGAAGGAGCGCAAATGGGCGTGGGTGTGGGCGAGCGTCGTGCAGGGGGCGATGTTGGGCCTGATTATCTTGATTGCATTGAGCCTTGAGGGCGCGGCTGCGGGGGCGGCGATTTGCGCGGCGCTGGCGGTTTTGGCGGTGGCCCGGGCCTATGCCTCGGTGAGTTACAAGGATGTGTTGGGGCGCACGGTTGCCCAGACCCGGCGCGGGGCGGCGACCGGGTTTGGGGCGTCGGCGTCGGCGTTGGTGGTAATCGGTTTTGCGTTGCTGTTGATGGGAGCGCCGGTTGCGCGCATGACGTTGGTCTGGGGCGCGCTTGGCGTGGCGGCGGGAGCGTTTCTGCTGGCGGCGGTGGTCTTCGCCGGGTTGCACGAAAGCGGCGACGACGCGACGCGCGATACGCAAGAGGGCGGGTTACGCGCTACGCTGGGCCAAATGCGATTGTTGCGCGAAGAGCCGGGGTTGGCGCGGTTTGTGGTGGCGCGGGGCTTGCTTGTGTCGAGCGCGCTGGCGCCGCCTTATCTTGTGCTCTTGGCGTCGGAGACGGGGAACGCGGCGTTTGATCGGTTGGGGGCGTTGGTTCTGGCCTCGGCCATTGCGTCGTTTTTGTCGAGCTATGTATGGGGGCGATTGGCGGATCGCTCGTCGCGCCGGGTGTTGATCTATTCCGGGTTGGCGGGGGCGGGCGCCCTTGGTCTTGCGCTGGGGCTGCGGGCGGCGGGGTTGGCGGGTACGCTCTGGGCGTTGCCGCTGTCGCTGTTTTTGTTGATGATCGCCTATCACGGGGTACGGCAGGGGCGCTCAACCTATTTGGTGGATATGGCGCCGGAGGGCAAGCGGCTGGCCTATACCGCCGTCGCCAATACGGCGATTGGTGTGTTGTTGTTGGGCGCAGGCGTGTTTGGGGCGCTGGCCAGTTTTGCGGGTGCTGCTGTGACGCTGGGCTTGTTTTGCGCGATGTCGGGCATGGCGGCGGTGGTGGCCCACGGCCTGGATGAGGCGGAAGAGTGA
- a CDS encoding alpha/beta hydrolase yields the protein MSEFLETPEGRRLAYHKSEGVGPCVVFLGGLKSDMEGTKAVHLEAWARARGRAFLRFDYSGHGESSGRFEDGCIGDWHEDTLAAVETLCEGPMVVVGSSMGGWQALLLARALPERIAGMVTIAAAPDFTEDGYWADFSEAQKRALEEVGHVELPSDYMEPYVITKRMIEDGRERLVLRAPLALRFPVRFLQGTADTAVSVATAVRLLEHAEGPDMRLTLVKDANHRFSDETCLGLVEAAVEDVIAVGGGG from the coding sequence ATGAGCGAATTTCTTGAAACGCCTGAGGGGCGGCGGTTGGCTTATCACAAGAGCGAAGGTGTGGGGCCGTGCGTGGTGTTTCTGGGCGGGCTGAAATCTGACATGGAGGGCACCAAGGCGGTGCATCTGGAGGCATGGGCGCGCGCGCGTGGGCGCGCGTTTTTGCGGTTTGATTATTCCGGGCATGGCGAGAGTTCGGGCCGCTTTGAAGACGGGTGCATCGGCGATTGGCACGAAGATACGCTGGCGGCGGTCGAGACGCTGTGCGAGGGGCCGATGGTGGTGGTTGGCTCAAGCATGGGAGGGTGGCAGGCGCTGTTGCTGGCGCGTGCGTTGCCAGAGCGGATTGCCGGGATGGTGACGATTGCGGCGGCGCCGGATTTTACCGAGGACGGCTATTGGGCCGATTTCAGCGAGGCGCAGAAGCGCGCGTTGGAGGAGGTTGGTCACGTGGAATTGCCAAGCGATTACATGGAGCCTTATGTCATTACCAAGCGGATGATCGAGGACGGACGCGAGCGGTTGGTTTTGCGCGCGCCGCTGGCGTTGCGGTTTCCTGTGCGGTTCTTGCAGGGCACGGCGGATACCGCCGTTTCGGTGGCGACGGCAGTGCGATTGCTGGAACATGCAGAGGGGCCGGACATGCGGCTTACCCTGGTCAAGGATGCTAATCACCGGTTCTCGGATGAAACCTGTCTGGGTCTGGTCGAGGCCGCGGTTGAGGATGTCATTGCGGTAGGAGGTGGTGGCTGA
- a CDS encoding VOC family protein: MEQRVSLITLGVADMERAAAFYEALGWRRVESPDGVIAFDLIGQTLGLYPRAKLAEDIGVPEAALGHGGMTLTYNVREKGEVAEVIEAARAAGAKVLKEAADVFWGGHHGYFADPDGHVWEVAHNPFSELSPEGAFRWNGY; this comes from the coding sequence ATGGAGCAGAGGGTATCGCTTATCACGTTGGGGGTGGCGGATATGGAGCGCGCGGCGGCGTTTTACGAGGCGCTGGGCTGGAGGCGTGTGGAGAGCCCGGATGGGGTGATCGCATTTGATCTGATCGGTCAGACGCTGGGGCTTTATCCGCGTGCGAAGTTGGCCGAGGATATTGGCGTGCCGGAGGCCGCGTTGGGGCATGGCGGCATGACGCTGACTTATAATGTGCGCGAGAAGGGCGAGGTAGCTGAGGTGATCGAGGCGGCGCGGGCGGCGGGTGCGAAGGTGTTGAAAGAGGCGGCGGATGTGTTTTGGGGCGGGCATCATGGGTATTTTGCCGATCCCGACGGGCATGTCTGGGAGGTGGCGCATAACCCGTTTTCAGAGTTGTCGCCGGAGGGCGCGTTTCGCTGGAACGGGTATTGA
- a CDS encoding alpha/beta hydrolase — protein MSDPLVLVPGMMCDARLYGPQIEALSREMNIMVACATQGERIEEIASDILMSCPQKFALAGLSMGGIIAMEILRRAPERVTRIALMDTNAQAETPQTSAGYEPMIVGVKAGKLDEVMRGFLKPDYLAPGPGRVKVLGMMAEMTRDLGAEVFLRQVRALQRRRDQQATLRKIKVPALVMCGAHDRLTPVKRHEFMAELIPYAKLHIVEDAGHVPTLEAPEEVTDTLRTWMRQPFVLQ, from the coding sequence ATGAGCGACCCATTGGTTCTGGTGCCCGGCATGATGTGCGATGCGCGGCTTTACGGCCCTCAGATCGAGGCGTTGAGCCGTGAAATGAATATCATGGTGGCCTGTGCGACGCAGGGTGAGCGGATCGAGGAAATTGCCTCGGATATCCTGATGTCTTGTCCGCAGAAATTCGCGTTGGCGGGGCTAAGTATGGGCGGGATCATTGCCATGGAAATTCTGCGCCGTGCGCCCGAACGGGTGACGCGGATTGCGCTGATGGATACCAATGCGCAGGCCGAAACGCCGCAGACCTCGGCGGGGTATGAGCCGATGATTGTCGGGGTGAAGGCGGGCAAGCTGGACGAGGTGATGCGCGGCTTTTTGAAGCCTGATTATCTGGCGCCGGGGCCGGGGCGGGTCAAGGTGTTGGGGATGATGGCGGAAATGACGCGCGATCTGGGAGCGGAGGTTTTTCTGCGCCAGGTGCGGGCGTTGCAGCGGCGGCGCGACCAACAGGCGACGTTGCGTAAAATCAAGGTGCCTGCGCTGGTGATGTGCGGCGCGCATGATCGGCTGACCCCGGTGAAACGGCATGAGTTCATGGCCGAACTGATCCCCTATGCCAAGTTGCATATCGTTGAGGATGCGGGCCATGTGCCGACGCTTGAAGCGCCCGAAGAGGTGACCGACACGTTGCGGACCTGGATGAGGCAGCCGTTCGTGCTGCAATAG